In Cytobacillus oceanisediminis, the following proteins share a genomic window:
- a CDS encoding proline dehydrogenase family protein: MEAITRDFFLYLSKNSLLNKIAQNRGGSFAAGKLIGGVDFKSSVRFIRDLNNQGLSVTVDHLGEFVDSVEVANERTEECISTIEMISKEGLDSQVSLKMTSLGLDIDHNLVVKNMTRILDTAEKHKIMVTIDMEDVPRCQATIDLFKQFKEKYSCVSTVLQAYLYRTEKDLEDLGKYQPFLRMVKGAYKESPEHAFPEKTDVDENYKKLIEQSLLNGNYTAIASHDDQIIKYTKKLAKKHNIPNDRFEFQMLYGMRNKTQLELAKQGYKMRVYVPYGMDWYGYFMRRLAERPANIAFAFKGIFKK, from the coding sequence ATGGAAGCGATTACAAGAGACTTTTTTCTATATTTATCAAAAAATAGCTTGCTAAATAAAATTGCCCAGAACAGAGGCGGAAGTTTTGCCGCAGGTAAATTAATTGGCGGGGTTGATTTCAAGAGCAGCGTCCGTTTTATCAGAGATCTGAATAATCAAGGACTTTCTGTAACAGTTGACCATTTGGGAGAATTTGTTGATTCTGTTGAAGTCGCGAATGAACGTACAGAGGAATGTATTTCAACCATTGAAATGATCAGCAAAGAAGGACTTGATTCACAAGTATCCCTAAAAATGACTTCCCTTGGTCTGGATATCGATCATAATCTTGTTGTGAAAAACATGACCAGAATTCTTGATACTGCCGAGAAGCATAAGATAATGGTGACAATTGATATGGAGGATGTACCGCGCTGCCAGGCCACTATCGATTTGTTTAAACAGTTTAAAGAGAAGTACAGCTGTGTAAGCACAGTTCTGCAGGCTTACCTGTACCGGACTGAAAAGGACCTCGAGGATCTGGGAAAATACCAGCCTTTCTTAAGAATGGTAAAAGGTGCTTATAAAGAATCACCGGAGCATGCATTTCCTGAAAAGACAGATGTAGATGAAAACTATAAGAAATTAATTGAGCAAAGTCTGTTAAATGGAAATTATACAGCAATAGCTTCTCACGATGATCAGATCATCAAGTACACAAAAAAATTGGCAAAGAAGCATAACATTCCAAACGATCGCTTTGAATTCCAAATGCTCTATGGCATGAGGAATAAAACACAGCTGGAACTGGCAAAGCAAGGCTATAAGATGCGTGTCTATGTACCTTATGGAATGGACTGGTATGGATATTTCATGAGAAGGCTCGCTGAACGCCCGGCTAATATTGCTTTTGCATTTAAGGGCATTTTCAAAAAGTAA
- the putP gene encoding sodium/proline symporter PutP: MDYALIISITVYMIGMLWIGYYAYKRTSNLSDYMLGGRTLGPAVTALSAGASDMSGWLLMGLPGAMYATGLSASWIVLGLTLGAWANWIYVAPRLRTYTEVANDSITIPGYLENRFGDASKILRLISGLVILIFFTFYVSSGMVSGGVLFQSTFGLDYHTGLWIITGVVVAYTLFGGFLAVSWTDFVQGLIMFIALILVPLVTLFHVGGFGPAIDTARTINPAFLDVFKGTSLLGIISLFAWGLGYFGQPHIIVRFMAISSVKEIKKATRIGMGWMIFSSIGAMLTGFVGIAYVADTGISIDDPETIFILLGEVLFHPIITGFLISAILAAIMSTISSQLLVTSSSLTEDLYKTFFRRSATDKELVTIGRLSVLLVSIIALIISWEKNETILDLVGYAWAGFGSAFGPLIILSLYWKRMTRWGALAGMIVGASTVIIWSQAGLSDVLYEMIPGFAASLIAIIVVSLLTAKPSAEIEKQFADFEKSLK; the protein is encoded by the coding sequence ATGGATTATGCATTAATTATATCCATTACCGTGTATATGATTGGGATGCTTTGGATTGGCTATTATGCCTATAAACGGACTTCCAATCTATCAGATTACATGCTCGGCGGACGAACACTGGGTCCTGCAGTAACTGCTTTAAGTGCGGGTGCATCCGATATGAGCGGCTGGCTGCTGATGGGACTCCCAGGAGCCATGTATGCCACTGGCTTAAGCGCTTCCTGGATTGTCCTTGGCTTAACTCTCGGGGCATGGGCGAACTGGATCTATGTTGCGCCAAGGCTTCGCACATATACTGAGGTAGCCAATGATTCTATTACGATTCCCGGTTATCTAGAAAACCGCTTCGGGGATGCTTCCAAAATCCTGCGCCTGATTTCAGGATTAGTTATCTTAATTTTCTTTACCTTTTATGTATCATCAGGCATGGTATCCGGTGGAGTATTATTCCAAAGCACTTTCGGGCTGGATTACCATACAGGTTTATGGATCATTACAGGTGTTGTAGTAGCATATACGCTATTTGGAGGATTTCTTGCGGTTAGCTGGACAGACTTTGTTCAAGGTTTGATTATGTTTATCGCCCTCATTCTTGTACCACTAGTAACACTTTTCCATGTTGGCGGATTTGGGCCGGCAATTGATACTGCAAGAACAATCAATCCAGCTTTCCTTGATGTCTTTAAAGGGACAAGTCTATTAGGCATCATTTCCCTTTTTGCATGGGGCCTTGGCTACTTTGGCCAGCCTCATATTATCGTCCGTTTTATGGCTATCAGTTCTGTTAAAGAAATCAAGAAAGCCACCCGCATTGGGATGGGCTGGATGATTTTCTCGAGTATTGGAGCTATGCTGACAGGTTTCGTCGGTATCGCATATGTTGCTGATACAGGCATTTCAATAGACGACCCTGAAACCATTTTCATCCTACTTGGCGAAGTCTTATTTCACCCGATCATTACCGGCTTTTTAATCTCGGCAATTCTCGCAGCTATCATGAGTACCATCTCATCCCAGCTGCTTGTAACATCAAGTTCATTAACGGAAGATTTATATAAAACATTCTTCCGCCGCTCAGCGACAGATAAAGAACTAGTTACAATAGGAAGATTATCTGTATTGCTGGTTTCTATCATTGCATTGATTATTTCATGGGAGAAAAATGAAACGATTCTAGACCTTGTGGGGTATGCATGGGCTGGTTTCGGATCCGCTTTCGGACCTCTTATCATTCTTAGCTTATATTGGAAGCGCATGACAAGATGGGGAGCATTAGCAGGAATGATTGTTGGGGCAAGCACTGTAATAATTTGGTCTCAAGCCGGATTATCTGATGTGCTTTATGAAATGATTCCAGGCTTTGCTGCCAGCTTAATTGCCATCATAGTGGTAAGCCTTCTAACTGCAAAGCCATCTGCAGAAATCGAAAAACAATTTGCTGACTTTGAAAAATCCTTAAAATAA
- a CDS encoding ABC transporter substrate-binding protein translates to MREQLKKFAQFTALSSLLVLSACGGNQASGDEEGESSGGAVKADIGVISYISGPGAAYGEAITNGLKLAQEEINGKGEVEINLVIEDSAGKQDQALTAAQKLMNSENVTGIIGPTLSTEMNVVGPEADLNGVPIMGTSTTAEGIPQIGAYVFRNSLPEALAIPASIDKAIEKYDAKKVAILYGNDDVFTKSGFDTMKKAAEEKGLEILTIETFQKGQSDYNAQLTKIKGLKPDLILASALYNEGAVIMDQARKMGIDVPFVGGNGFNSPEVINIAGDAANGLIVATPWYGEKEDDKVKEFVGKYEEEYGKKPDQFAAQAYDALYIMAEALKNAGEADRDALRDALAEIKGFNGILGEFSFDEEGDVVMEPTVLVIEGGAFKEFN, encoded by the coding sequence ATGAGAGAGCAGTTAAAGAAATTTGCGCAATTTACAGCATTGTCCAGTTTGCTTGTCCTCTCTGCATGCGGCGGCAATCAGGCTTCAGGGGATGAGGAAGGGGAGAGCAGCGGAGGAGCAGTTAAAGCGGATATTGGAGTTATTTCTTATATCAGCGGGCCAGGTGCAGCTTATGGCGAAGCTATTACAAATGGCTTAAAGCTCGCACAGGAAGAAATCAATGGCAAGGGTGAAGTCGAGATAAACCTTGTTATAGAAGATTCCGCCGGCAAGCAGGATCAGGCATTGACAGCAGCACAAAAGCTTATGAACTCAGAGAATGTAACAGGAATTATCGGGCCTACTTTAAGTACAGAAATGAATGTAGTTGGTCCAGAAGCCGATCTGAACGGGGTGCCGATCATGGGGACTTCAACAACTGCAGAAGGGATTCCGCAAATTGGGGCCTATGTTTTCCGCAACTCGCTGCCTGAAGCTTTGGCAATTCCGGCTTCAATAGATAAAGCCATTGAAAAATATGATGCTAAAAAAGTAGCAATTCTATATGGAAATGATGATGTTTTTACAAAATCGGGCTTTGACACGATGAAAAAAGCAGCAGAAGAGAAGGGCCTTGAAATCTTAACGATTGAAACGTTCCAAAAAGGACAATCAGACTATAATGCACAATTGACGAAAATTAAAGGTTTAAAGCCAGACCTTATTCTGGCGTCAGCTCTATACAATGAAGGTGCAGTCATAATGGATCAGGCAAGGAAAATGGGCATTGATGTCCCGTTTGTCGGAGGAAACGGCTTCAATTCTCCTGAGGTCATCAATATCGCAGGGGATGCAGCAAATGGCCTGATTGTGGCAACTCCTTGGTATGGTGAAAAAGAAGATGATAAGGTCAAGGAATTTGTCGGTAAGTATGAGGAAGAATACGGCAAAAAGCCTGACCAATTTGCAGCCCAGGCTTACGATGCACTATATATTATGGCTGAAGCATTAAAAAATGCGGGTGAAGCTGACCGTGATGCACTCCGTGACGCTTTGGCCGAAATCAAAGGCTTTAACGGAATCCTTGGAGAGTTCTCTTTTGATGAAGAAGGGGATGTCGTAATGGAGCCGACCGTTTTGGTTATCGAAGGCGGGGCATTTAAGGAATTTAATTAA
- a CDS encoding glycerophosphodiester phosphodiesterase family protein: MKKIKKILKRLIIILLILGVFMFLNNSSLLTKERNAEPLLLAHRGMAQTFHMEGITGETCTAERIYEPEHPFLENTIPSMEAAFEAGADAVELDIQLTKDGQFAVFHDWTLECRTNAKGSTRDYTMEELKKLDIGYGYTADNGKTYPFRGKVIGMMPSLDEVMNEFPEGDLLLHIKSNDPQEGEKLAEYLSLFSEDRLEKISVYGGDEPIAALKEEMPAMRVMSKATLKDCLLPYIGAGWTGYVPNSCKNTQLHIPESYTKLMWGWPNKFLNRMDDAGTRVIVVAGDGSWSEGFDRPKDLERLPDDYSGGIWTNRIDLIAPRYKKE, from the coding sequence ATGAAAAAAATAAAGAAGATCTTAAAACGGCTGATTATAATTTTATTAATTCTCGGCGTATTTATGTTTTTAAACAACAGCTCCCTGCTTACAAAAGAAAGAAATGCTGAGCCGCTGCTTCTCGCCCATAGAGGAATGGCACAGACCTTTCATATGGAAGGGATAACGGGGGAGACGTGTACGGCTGAAAGAATCTACGAGCCTGAGCATCCCTTTCTTGAAAATACGATTCCTTCCATGGAAGCAGCTTTTGAAGCAGGTGCAGATGCAGTTGAATTGGATATTCAGCTTACAAAGGATGGACAGTTTGCGGTGTTCCATGATTGGACGCTGGAATGCCGGACAAATGCAAAGGGAAGCACCAGAGATTATACAATGGAGGAATTAAAAAAGCTGGACATTGGTTACGGCTATACAGCGGATAATGGAAAAACCTATCCGTTTCGCGGCAAAGTAATCGGAATGATGCCAAGCCTGGATGAAGTCATGAATGAGTTTCCGGAAGGCGATTTATTACTCCATATTAAAAGCAATGACCCCCAAGAAGGAGAAAAGCTTGCTGAATACCTGTCTTTGTTTTCAGAAGACAGATTGGAGAAAATATCTGTTTATGGAGGAGACGAACCTATTGCTGCACTGAAGGAAGAAATGCCTGCAATGAGGGTGATGTCAAAGGCAACATTGAAAGATTGCCTTCTGCCATATATAGGGGCGGGATGGACAGGGTATGTTCCAAACTCCTGCAAAAACACACAGCTTCATATTCCTGAATCATATACGAAGCTGATGTGGGGCTGGCCGAATAAATTTTTAAATCGAATGGACGATGCAGGCACGAGAGTTATTGTGGTTGCAGGGGACGGAAGCTGGTCGGAAGGATTTGATAGACCTAAAGACCTGGAAAGGCTGCCTGATGATTATTCAGGAGGCATCTGGACAAACAGGATCGACCTGATTGCCCCCAGATATAAGAAAGAATAG
- a CDS encoding ABC transporter ATP-binding protein translates to MVLQVKKACKNFGGLSALSDVSFSINQGEIFGLIGPNGAGKTTMFNLITSMFTPTSGEIIFNEDNINGLKPHLITKKGICRTFQNIRLFPQMTAEENVMVGEHCRSKSGVLSSVFRTKSQRKEEERIRSKANELLEFVGLGGFAEVVSDSLAYGQQRRLEIARALASSPQLLLLDEPAAGMNETETSELFHLIKKIQEQGITVLLIEHDMPLVMKLCDRIAVLNFGKKIAEGTPAEIQNNPDVIEAYLGSEEEDLYA, encoded by the coding sequence ATGGTACTTCAAGTCAAAAAAGCATGTAAAAACTTTGGCGGGCTGAGTGCCCTGTCTGATGTCTCGTTCTCTATTAACCAGGGTGAGATCTTTGGGCTGATCGGTCCAAACGGAGCCGGGAAGACAACGATGTTCAATCTGATTACATCGATGTTTACTCCCACCTCAGGCGAGATTATCTTTAATGAAGATAATATCAATGGCTTAAAACCGCACCTGATCACGAAAAAAGGCATTTGCAGAACATTCCAGAATATTCGCCTGTTTCCGCAGATGACAGCAGAAGAAAATGTGATGGTTGGTGAGCACTGCAGAAGTAAGTCCGGCGTATTAAGCAGTGTATTCAGGACAAAATCACAGAGAAAAGAAGAAGAAAGAATCCGCAGCAAAGCGAATGAACTATTAGAGTTTGTTGGGCTGGGAGGTTTTGCGGAGGTCGTTTCTGACAGCCTGGCATACGGCCAGCAAAGAAGGCTGGAAATTGCCCGGGCACTGGCCAGTTCTCCTCAGCTGCTGCTGCTGGATGAACCGGCAGCCGGAATGAATGAAACAGAAACAAGCGAATTATTTCATCTCATCAAAAAAATTCAGGAACAGGGCATCACTGTCCTGCTGATCGAGCATGACATGCCGCTTGTCATGAAATTATGCGACCGTATTGCCGTGCTTAACTTCGGCAAGAAAATTGCTGAAGGCACACCTGCTGAAATCCAAAATAATCCTGATGTCATAGAAGCCTATCTCGGCAGTGAGGAGGAAGATTTGTATGCTTAA
- a CDS encoding branched-chain amino acid ABC transporter permease, giving the protein MLAELINPYYLQVASFILINIILGVSIYITLSTGQLSLANAGFMGIGAYTSALLTLNFDLPIIVGILAGTLLAGLFGILIGIPTLRLQGVYLAIVTLGFGEVIRVIFVNWESMTKGAVGLSGIPHMGRELLNTLKDFGFDPKILGLQNNQFVFLAIFLILLGVTISIITFFRRQNRSRVGRAFAAIKLDEKAAESMGINITYYKVLAFAQGALVAGFAGALFAHVLAYISPADFAYHRAVEILIFAVFGGSEVIWGPVFGALFLTVMPEVLRFISEYRYMIYGLIIIIMMAVRPQGLIDVNILNWLKLKTSKRRQKHGTSSQKSM; this is encoded by the coding sequence ATGCTTGCAGAATTAATAAATCCATATTATTTACAGGTAGCTTCTTTTATATTAATCAACATTATTTTAGGGGTAAGTATATATATTACTCTATCAACTGGTCAGCTCTCGCTTGCCAATGCAGGATTTATGGGGATCGGTGCCTATACATCGGCCCTTCTGACGCTGAATTTTGACCTTCCGATTATTGTGGGGATACTGGCGGGCACTTTATTGGCGGGTTTATTCGGAATCCTTATCGGGATACCGACATTAAGGCTTCAGGGTGTTTACCTCGCCATTGTTACCCTCGGGTTTGGAGAGGTTATCCGGGTTATTTTTGTAAACTGGGAGTCTATGACAAAGGGAGCTGTGGGTTTATCAGGCATACCGCATATGGGCCGTGAACTGCTGAATACTTTAAAAGACTTTGGCTTTGATCCGAAAATACTTGGACTCCAAAATAACCAGTTTGTATTTCTAGCTATTTTCCTCATCTTATTGGGGGTTACAATCAGCATAATCACGTTTTTCAGAAGGCAGAACCGTTCCAGAGTGGGACGGGCTTTCGCAGCGATTAAGCTGGATGAAAAAGCTGCTGAGTCAATGGGCATCAATATTACTTATTATAAGGTCCTGGCATTTGCACAGGGGGCACTGGTAGCCGGATTTGCAGGCGCATTATTTGCACATGTTCTTGCGTACATAAGTCCTGCCGATTTTGCCTATCACCGTGCGGTTGAGATACTGATTTTCGCAGTTTTCGGGGGAAGCGAAGTAATTTGGGGACCGGTGTTTGGAGCGCTCTTTTTAACTGTAATGCCCGAAGTGCTCAGGTTTATCAGCGAATACCGCTACATGATTTATGGTCTGATCATTATTATTATGATGGCTGTCCGGCCGCAGGGATTAATTGATGTAAATATTTTAAATTGGCTCAAGCTTAAAACATCAAAGAGGAGGCAAAAGCATGGTACTTCAAGTCAAAAAAGCATGTAA
- a CDS encoding branched-chain amino acid ABC transporter permease: protein MLIEQLINGITLGSIYAIVALGFTLVFGVLGIINMAHGEIFMFGAFIGVVVTSTFKGPLWMAFMAAILITAAMGYLLERFALRPLRNKQGVSHLAPLISTIGVSILLENLSHHIFGPGNHPFRASFAEISFQIGSITVYLVQIVIFVISVLLMYALSFWLGKTKAGKALRATAENLETASLLGVDVKRTITMTVIIASAMGGIAGILVGMAFNSVTPQMGLSIGLKGLAIIILGGMGNVKGAMAGGLILGLAETFVVVYGNSGYKDAIAFAAIIVILLIRPQGLFGQKISA, encoded by the coding sequence GTGTTAATTGAACAATTAATAAACGGAATTACCCTTGGCAGCATTTATGCCATCGTTGCACTTGGGTTTACATTGGTTTTCGGGGTGCTTGGCATTATCAATATGGCACACGGAGAAATCTTTATGTTCGGAGCCTTCATTGGTGTTGTTGTCACTTCCACATTTAAAGGGCCGCTTTGGATGGCCTTTATGGCAGCAATTTTGATAACTGCCGCAATGGGATATCTGCTTGAGCGATTTGCCCTGAGACCGCTCAGGAATAAACAGGGGGTATCCCATCTGGCGCCATTGATCAGTACCATTGGCGTTTCGATACTGCTGGAAAACCTGTCCCACCACATTTTTGGTCCAGGCAACCATCCTTTCCGTGCTTCTTTTGCGGAAATAAGTTTCCAGATCGGTTCGATCACCGTATATCTTGTGCAGATTGTCATCTTCGTCATTTCTGTCCTTCTCATGTACGCCCTTTCTTTTTGGCTAGGCAAGACAAAGGCAGGAAAAGCCTTAAGGGCAACTGCTGAAAACCTGGAAACTGCAAGCCTTCTTGGTGTTGATGTGAAAAGAACGATTACGATGACTGTTATCATCGCATCTGCGATGGGCGGGATTGCCGGGATCCTGGTCGGAATGGCATTTAACTCTGTTACGCCTCAGATGGGATTATCCATTGGTCTAAAAGGACTTGCCATCATCATTCTTGGAGGCATGGGGAATGTCAAGGGAGCGATGGCCGGGGGCCTTATCCTTGGTCTGGCGGAAACCTTTGTCGTTGTTTACGGCAATTCGGGATACAAGGATGCAATAGCTTTTGCGGCCATTATCGTCATACTTCTAATCAGGCCGCAGGGATTGTTTGGCCAAAAAATTTCAGCGTAA
- a CDS encoding ABC transporter ATP-binding protein: MLKVNGINAFYGKIQVLKNISLEVEEGSIVTILGANGAGKTTTMKTISGLLKPQAGSIQFQGHDVTGLRPDQLLRKGIALVPEGRQILSGMTVLENLEMGAYHRKDNEIDQDIKNVMKRFPILEERQKQQGGTLSGGQQQMLAIARAILSKPKLLLLDEPSMGLAPLIVADIFKIIKEINEAGTTVLLVEQNARQALKISDYGYVLETGKMVAEGSSQKLLNDPRIMEAYLGRKSS, translated from the coding sequence ATGCTTAAGGTAAACGGGATTAACGCTTTTTATGGGAAAATCCAGGTTCTTAAGAACATTAGCCTCGAAGTGGAAGAAGGCAGTATTGTTACGATACTTGGCGCAAACGGAGCTGGGAAGACAACGACCATGAAGACCATTTCCGGGTTGCTTAAGCCTCAAGCCGGCAGCATTCAATTTCAGGGGCATGATGTAACGGGACTCCGGCCGGACCAGCTGCTTCGTAAAGGGATTGCCCTTGTTCCGGAAGGCCGCCAGATCCTTTCAGGAATGACAGTGCTCGAAAATCTGGAAATGGGTGCGTATCACCGTAAGGACAATGAAATTGACCAGGATATTAAGAATGTAATGAAGCGTTTTCCAATCCTCGAAGAAAGACAGAAACAGCAAGGTGGAACCTTATCCGGCGGACAGCAGCAGATGCTGGCCATTGCCAGAGCGATCCTCAGCAAACCCAAGCTGCTTCTCCTTGACGAGCCGTCAATGGGGCTGGCTCCTCTGATAGTGGCTGATATCTTTAAGATTATTAAAGAAATTAACGAAGCGGGCACTACCGTTCTTTTGGTAGAGCAGAATGCCAGGCAGGCACTAAAAATATCCGATTATGGGTATGTCCTGGAAACCGGAAAAATGGTTGCTGAGGGCAGCTCACAGAAGCTGCTGAATGACCCTAGAATCATGGAAGCCTACCTGGGGCGGAAATCAAGCTAA